In the Neisseria sp. KEM232 genome, TCGCGCAGCGCCTGACGGGCGATGCCGGTGAGCTCGTCCACATCGTCGGTGAGCGGCGTGCCGAGGTTTTTGTGGAACAGCTCGCTCACCTGCTCTTTGGTTTTGTGGATGGCGGGCATCACGATGTGGGTAGGCTTTTCGCCTGCCATCTGCACAATAAATTCGCCCAAATCGCTTTCCACGGCCTTCACGCCCTGCTCTTCCAAATAATGGTTCAGCTCGATTTCCTCGCTGACCATCGATTTGCCTTTCACCATCAGCTTGCCGTTTTTGGCGGTAATGATGTTGTGGATGATTTGACAGGCTTCGGCCGGGGTTTCCGCCCAATGCACTTTCACACCCAAGCGGGTCAGGTTGGCTTCAAGCTGTTCGAGCAGCTCGGGCAGACGGGCGAGCGAGCGCTGGCGGATGTGTTCGCACAGGGTACGCAAGAGTTGCAGCTCTTCTTCGTCGGACAACACGCTTTTGCGGCGGGTCATCAGCATATCCATGGCCGTGCGCAGGCTTTTGCGCAGCGGCTTGTCGGCCAGCGCCTCGCGGGCGTTTTGCTTGAAGGTTTCGGGTTTCGGGTGGAAATGTACAGTTTGCGTGCTCATGCGGCGTCCTCCAAGTCGGCGGGGGCGATGTGCTCGGGCAGGACGGCCAGCACCACCAAATCGCGCGGGCCGTGTGCGCCGTAGGCCAGCGTGAGCTGGATGTCGGCGGTTTTCGACGGGCCGGACACCAGCACCACGTTGGTGGGCATCCCGGCGGCCATGTTTTCGCCGTGCATGGCGTGGTGAAAGGTGTCGTACATTTTCGCCGTGTCAAACAGGCAGAAATGCACGGGCGGCACCAGGCTCTGGCTGCGCGGCTCTTGCGGCGTCGGCCACAGCATCAGCGTGCCGGTGTGGGCGATGCCGCAGCGGGCGGAGGTGAAGCCCGCGTCGATATCCGCAAAATACTCGTCTTTCCAATCTTCTATCGGCTTGTCGAAGCCTTTGGTTTCTATGTTTGAGGCCGTCTGAAAAACCCGGGCGGCAGCGCGGCCGTGTTCGGTTTGCAGCGGCAGCAGGATGTTTTTCAGCCCTTTGCCTTCGGCCGCTTCGAGCATGACCTGCGGCCAGTTGTCGCGCGTCACCCAATAAATTTCCGTTTTCACCGCCCGCATGGCCTTCGCCCAATGTTTCAGGCGTTCGGTTTCGCTGTCCCATACGGGCGACATTTCACGGTAAAACTCTTCGACGCGCGGCTCCATCATCGGATAGGCGTCGGCCTTTTTCAGTTTGGCCAAAATGTTTTCGCGCGCGCTCATGCCTTGCCTCCCGTGCGTTCCAGAAGGAAGGTGGCGATGTGCTTGGGACGCGGCATCTGCGGCTCGTCTTTGGCGATTTTGCCGCCGATGTTCATCATGCAGCCGGCGTCGGCGCTGACGATTTCCACCGCTTCCGTGGCTTTGAGCGAAGCCACTTTGTCGGCCACCATCGCGCCCGAAATGTCGGGCTGCTTCACGGAAAACGTGCCGCCGAAACCGCAGCATTCGCTTTCGTGGTCATGCACCACGCGTTCGACGTTTTTCAGGCTGTCCACCAGCTTCCAGCCCGTGAGGTGCACGCCCATTTCGCGCCGCGCGCCGCAGGAAGTGTGCACCGCCACCCTGATGCTGTCGCCCTTGTCTTCAGGCGCATAGCCGATGTCGAGCAGGAAATGCGTAAATTCCACCACCCTGTCCGCCACCTCGCAGGCTTTTTCCTCATGGGCGCTGCCGGCAAAAAGCTGCGGCCAGTGGTGTTTCATCATGCCGCCGCACGAGCCCGAGGGCACGACAATCGGCCAGTTTTCGGGAAACAGATCAAGCTGGGCGGCGGCGATGTCGGACGCTTCCTGCGGATGGCCGGAAGTGTAGGCCGGCTGGCCGCAGCAGCTCTGTCCCATCGGAAAATGCACGCGGATGCCCTGCTGCTCGATCAGCGTCACGGCATCCAAACCCGCTTCGGGCATGAAAATGTCGAGCAGGCAGGTGCCGAAAAAATACACATCGGCGGGTTTGCCGCCGATGTCGGATTCGGAGTTTGTGTTCATAAATTGGCTTTTGGTTTGTGTTT is a window encoding:
- a CDS encoding lactate utilization protein C; translated protein: MSARENILAKLKKADAYPMMEPRVEEFYREMSPVWDSETERLKHWAKAMRAVKTEIYWVTRDNWPQVMLEAAEGKGLKNILLPLQTEHGRAAARVFQTASNIETKGFDKPIEDWKDEYFADIDAGFTSARCGIAHTGTLMLWPTPQEPRSQSLVPPVHFCLFDTAKMYDTFHHAMHGENMAAGMPTNVVLVSGPSKTADIQLTLAYGAHGPRDLVVLAVLPEHIAPADLEDAA
- a CDS encoding (Fe-S)-binding protein; the protein is MNTNSESDIGGKPADVYFFGTCLLDIFMPEAGLDAVTLIEQQGIRVHFPMGQSCCGQPAYTSGHPQEASDIAAAQLDLFPENWPIVVPSGSCGGMMKHHWPQLFAGSAHEEKACEVADRVVEFTHFLLDIGYAPEDKGDSIRVAVHTSCGARREMGVHLTGWKLVDSLKNVERVVHDHESECCGFGGTFSVKQPDISGAMVADKVASLKATEAVEIVSADAGCMMNIGGKIAKDEPQMPRPKHIATFLLERTGGKA